The following coding sequences are from one Streptomyces sp. V3I7 window:
- a CDS encoding alpha/beta hydrolase has translation MQPIFVLVHSPSVGPSTWHPVADHLRAAGHEVRVPSLLHVGEGAPPFWPRVVDAVRDDLRPVGPDSPVILVAHSNAGLFLPAIRAGLDRPVTGSVFVDAALPARRGPTPVAPPELLEFLRPMAVNGRLPRWTDWWDEADVAPMFTDPAVRRTVVEEQPSLPLSYYEQHVPVPDGWDDHPCSYVLFGPPYDDLAADARERGWRVAHLPGAHLHQTVDPAGTARKLIELVVPA, from the coding sequence ATGCAGCCGATCTTCGTTCTGGTGCACAGCCCGTCCGTCGGTCCCTCGACCTGGCACCCTGTCGCCGACCACCTCAGAGCGGCGGGACACGAGGTGCGGGTGCCGTCCCTGCTGCACGTGGGCGAGGGAGCTCCGCCGTTCTGGCCCCGTGTCGTGGACGCCGTACGCGACGACCTGCGGCCGGTCGGGCCCGACAGCCCCGTCATCCTGGTGGCCCACAGCAACGCGGGCCTGTTCCTTCCGGCGATCCGCGCGGGCCTCGACCGGCCCGTGACCGGCTCCGTCTTCGTCGACGCCGCGCTGCCGGCCCGCCGGGGACCGACTCCGGTCGCCCCGCCCGAGCTGCTGGAGTTCCTCCGGCCGATGGCGGTGAACGGCAGGCTGCCGCGCTGGACCGACTGGTGGGACGAGGCGGACGTCGCCCCGATGTTCACCGATCCGGCGGTGCGGCGGACGGTCGTCGAGGAGCAGCCGAGCCTGCCGCTCTCGTACTACGAGCAGCATGTCCCGGTCCCCGACGGCTGGGACGACCACCCCTGTTCCTACGTGCTGTTCGGCCCGCCGTACGACGACCTCGCCGCCGACGCCCGCGAACGCGGCTGGCGGGTGGCCCATCTGCCCGGCGCGCACCTCCACCAGACCGTCGATCCCGCCGGTACGGCCCGGAAGCTGATCGAGCTCGTCGTGCCTGCCTGA
- a CDS encoding ABATE domain-containing protein, translating into MERWLALELASTIRYDGDGGVTDDLATVQGTTQWIRAQSGLLAAHVSSAADIEAGEGLRSEIVELRRAVRTLFARAVSPAPPSPADAHRLMPADEAMARVNAVAARESVVPQLHWPSGTHPTTLLRSTEDDPEIRLMAALARAAVDFLSGPQRERLRACTAPRCVRYFVKAHGRQGWCKPSCGNRARAARHYQRHRSPCPEQPPAPDTGTAHDA; encoded by the coding sequence ATGGAGCGCTGGCTGGCATTGGAGTTGGCGAGCACGATCCGCTACGACGGGGACGGCGGCGTAACGGACGACCTCGCCACCGTGCAGGGAACGACCCAGTGGATCCGGGCACAGTCCGGCCTGCTGGCCGCCCACGTCTCGTCCGCCGCGGACATCGAGGCGGGGGAGGGGCTCAGGAGCGAGATCGTCGAGCTGCGGCGCGCGGTCCGCACGCTGTTCGCACGAGCGGTCAGCCCGGCGCCCCCGAGCCCGGCGGACGCCCATCGGCTGATGCCGGCCGACGAGGCGATGGCCCGCGTCAACGCCGTAGCCGCCCGTGAATCGGTCGTTCCGCAGCTGCACTGGCCGTCCGGCACGCACCCCACCACCCTCCTGCGATCGACGGAGGACGATCCGGAGATCCGGCTCATGGCGGCCCTGGCCCGCGCGGCTGTCGACTTCCTGAGCGGACCGCAGCGCGAGCGGCTGCGCGCCTGCACCGCTCCGCGCTGCGTGCGCTACTTCGTCAAGGCCCACGGACGCCAGGGATGGTGCAAGCCGTCCTGCGGAAACCGCGCCCGGGCGGCTCGTCACTACCAGCGTCACAGGTCCCCGTGTCCGGAACAGCCGCCCGCCCCGGACACGGGGACCGCGCACGATGCGTGA
- a CDS encoding sensor histidine kinase produces the protein MTSRRAKALLVDLVLVGISLADTLVHIDLGDEPALSISLVAACALLLRHRLPLTTFVLTLPTALISDAVIATTAALYSLASLSRNRFLLAGCALVFAAGDFLPWPWSNVKSVQFTRSDNLFHLSYTVATAAAPVFLGQLVQARRDLSLRLTEISEAREHERSLIAQSVLAKERAQLAREMHDVVSHQVSLIAVQAGALQVSSQDAEVREAAGTIRRLSVQTLDELRHMVNVLRASGSRPTELTPQPLLADLRGLVANSGIEAKLETDLLEDLPPTVQRAVYRTVQEALTNVRKHAPGATATIRIQKRGGSVHTVVTNTAPTRVALPLPSAHHGLVGLRQRAELLGGAVTSGPTADGGYELRLKLPADHQGVH, from the coding sequence GTGACGTCCCGGAGGGCGAAGGCCCTGCTGGTCGACCTGGTCCTGGTCGGGATCTCGCTGGCGGACACGCTGGTGCACATCGACCTCGGGGACGAGCCGGCCCTGTCGATCTCGCTGGTCGCCGCCTGCGCCCTGCTGCTGCGCCACCGGCTGCCGCTCACGACCTTCGTCCTGACCCTGCCGACCGCCCTGATCTCCGACGCGGTGATCGCGACCACCGCCGCGCTGTACTCCCTGGCCTCGCTCAGCCGCAACCGCTTCCTGCTGGCCGGCTGCGCGCTCGTCTTCGCGGCCGGCGACTTCCTGCCCTGGCCGTGGTCGAACGTGAAGTCCGTCCAGTTCACCCGGAGCGACAACCTCTTCCACCTCAGCTACACGGTGGCGACGGCGGCGGCCCCGGTCTTCCTGGGCCAGCTCGTACAGGCCCGGCGCGACCTGTCCCTGCGGCTCACCGAGATCTCCGAGGCGCGCGAGCACGAGAGGTCGCTGATTGCACAGAGCGTCCTCGCGAAGGAACGCGCGCAGCTCGCCCGGGAGATGCACGACGTCGTCTCGCACCAGGTCAGCCTCATCGCCGTGCAGGCGGGGGCGCTTCAGGTGAGCAGTCAGGACGCCGAGGTGCGGGAGGCCGCGGGCACGATCCGCCGGCTCAGCGTGCAGACGCTCGACGAACTGCGGCACATGGTCAACGTGCTGCGCGCCTCCGGCAGCCGCCCCACGGAGCTGACCCCGCAGCCCTTGCTCGCAGACCTGCGAGGCCTGGTCGCGAACAGCGGCATCGAGGCGAAACTGGAGACGGACCTCCTGGAGGATCTCCCGCCCACCGTCCAGCGGGCGGTCTACCGGACCGTCCAGGAGGCCCTGACCAACGTGCGCAAGCACGCCCCGGGCGCGACGGCCACCATCCGCATCCAGAAGCGGGGCGGCTCCGTCCACACGGTCGTCACCAACACCGCCCCGACCCGCGTCGCGCTCCCGCTGCCCAGCGCCCACCACGGTCTGGTGGGTCTGCGGCAGCGGGCCGAACTCCTCGGCGGCGCCGTCACGTCCGGCCCCACGGCCGACGGCGGATACGAACTGCGGCTGAAACTGCCCGCCGACCACCAGGGAGTCCACTGA
- a CDS encoding response regulator transcription factor: protein MIRVLVVDDEALVRMGFSHILSAADGIEVVGAVSGGEAIRTVRELRPDVVLLDIRMPDVDGLTVLADLRRMPDAPVVAMLTTFDTDEYVATALRSGAAGFLLKDTDPEQLPHLVRSLAEGGPVLSSKVARTVVDGYLDAGLREPSAVRLTDRLTERERAVLVLMAEGLANNDIGDRLHLGTGTVKGHVSAVLGKLEVGSRVQAALIAERAGLLTPSQGDGEDAR from the coding sequence GTGATCCGGGTCCTGGTGGTCGACGACGAAGCGCTGGTCCGCATGGGGTTCTCGCACATCCTCAGCGCGGCGGACGGCATCGAGGTCGTGGGCGCGGTCTCGGGCGGCGAGGCCATCCGGACGGTACGCGAGCTCCGGCCGGACGTCGTCCTGCTGGACATCCGGATGCCGGACGTGGACGGCCTCACCGTCCTCGCCGACCTGCGCCGCATGCCGGACGCGCCGGTCGTGGCCATGCTCACCACCTTCGACACCGACGAGTACGTCGCCACCGCCCTGCGCTCGGGCGCCGCCGGGTTCCTGCTCAAGGACACCGACCCCGAGCAGCTGCCGCACCTCGTACGGTCGCTGGCCGAGGGCGGCCCGGTGCTGTCGTCCAAGGTCGCCCGCACGGTGGTGGACGGCTACCTCGACGCCGGTCTGCGCGAGCCGTCCGCCGTGCGCCTCACGGACCGGCTGACCGAGCGTGAGCGGGCCGTCCTGGTGCTGATGGCCGAGGGTCTTGCCAACAACGACATCGGGGACCGGCTGCACCTCGGGACCGGCACGGTCAAGGGCCATGTCAGCGCCGTGCTCGGCAAGCTGGAGGTCGGCAGCCGGGTCCAGGCGGCGCTCATCGCCGAGCGCGCGGGACTGCTCACCCCGTCCCAGGGCGACGGCGAGGACGCCCGGTGA
- a CDS encoding acyltransferase family protein — protein sequence MARTTQVNGRQRSTLPDQRSADANGVADPAKPPQAGPGDAPKPSKQPKQRDSFFDNAKYLAIVLVACGHSWEPLRDTSRAAAALYMLVYTFHMPAFIVISGYFSRSFDFRPDRVKRLITGIAVPYVVFEIAYTFFKRWADDDPGQKITLLNPWYLTWFLIALFVWRLTTPLWKVVRWPVPVALAIAAMAAASPEVGNDLDLQRVLQFLPFFVLGLCLKPEHFQIVRTWRMRVIALPVFAAALVFAYWAAPRMNAAWFYRRDSAQELGAPWWTGGVMTLAMFGCSLVLVACFFAWVPGRKAWFTALGAGTLYGYLLHGFIAKGARFWGWYDDYAWIRTPYGAIIVTVFAATLITVLCTAPVQRVFRFVMEPKMEWAFKPDAAEAARKRVAAGTAAPRA from the coding sequence GAAGCCATCGAAGCAGCCGAAGCAGCGGGACTCGTTCTTCGACAACGCCAAGTACCTGGCGATCGTGCTCGTCGCGTGCGGCCACAGCTGGGAGCCCCTGCGCGACACCAGCCGGGCGGCCGCGGCGCTCTACATGCTGGTCTACACGTTCCACATGCCGGCGTTCATCGTCATATCCGGCTACTTCTCGCGCAGCTTCGACTTCCGCCCGGACCGGGTGAAGCGGCTGATCACGGGCATAGCCGTGCCGTACGTGGTCTTCGAGATCGCGTACACCTTCTTCAAGCGCTGGGCCGACGACGACCCGGGCCAGAAGATCACCCTGCTCAACCCCTGGTACCTCACCTGGTTCCTGATCGCGCTCTTCGTCTGGCGGCTGACGACGCCGCTGTGGAAGGTCGTCCGCTGGCCCGTGCCGGTCGCCCTGGCCATCGCGGCGATGGCGGCGGCGTCGCCCGAGGTCGGCAACGACCTCGACCTCCAGCGCGTACTGCAGTTCCTGCCGTTCTTCGTGCTCGGCCTGTGCCTGAAGCCGGAGCACTTCCAGATCGTCCGCACCTGGCGGATGCGCGTCATCGCGCTGCCGGTCTTCGCCGCCGCGCTCGTCTTCGCCTACTGGGCCGCCCCGCGCATGAACGCCGCCTGGTTCTACCGCCGTGACAGTGCCCAGGAGCTGGGCGCCCCCTGGTGGACCGGCGGCGTGATGACGCTCGCGATGTTCGGCTGCTCGCTGGTCCTCGTCGCCTGCTTCTTCGCCTGGGTGCCGGGGCGGAAGGCGTGGTTCACCGCCCTCGGCGCCGGGACCCTGTACGGCTACCTGCTGCACGGCTTCATCGCCAAGGGCGCCCGTTTCTGGGGCTGGTACGACGACTACGCCTGGATCCGGACGCCGTACGGCGCCATCATCGTGACCGTGTTCGCCGCCACCCTGATCACCGTGCTGTGCACCGCACCGGTGCAGCGGGTCTTCCGCTTCGTGATGGAACCCAAGATGGAGTGGGCCTTCAAGCCGGACGCGGCGGAAGCGGCCCGCAAGCGCGTGGCTGCCGGTACGGCCGCCCCGCGGGCCTGA
- a CDS encoding TetR/AcrR family transcriptional regulator C-terminal domain-containing protein, producing MTEATLAALDGVADVDTVMRAVETVSAYFTGAIRREIANLRAERATRLSKLDWQRVSGPHVTRMLATGRFPALAKAVYDGTDVDAEASFATGLDWVLDAVAAKLVLPPA from the coding sequence GTGACCGAGGCCACGCTGGCCGCCCTCGACGGCGTCGCCGACGTCGACACCGTCATGCGCGCCGTGGAGACTGTCAGCGCCTACTTCACCGGCGCGATCAGGCGCGAGATCGCGAACCTGCGGGCCGAGCGCGCCACACGCCTGTCCAAGCTCGACTGGCAGCGCGTCTCCGGCCCGCATGTGACGAGAATGCTGGCCACGGGCCGCTTCCCGGCGCTGGCCAAGGCCGTGTACGACGGCACGGACGTGGACGCCGAGGCATCCTTCGCGACCGGCCTGGACTGGGTCCTCGACGCCGTGGCCGCCAAACTCGTCCTGCCGCCGGCGTGA
- a CDS encoding GNAT family N-acetyltransferase has protein sequence MIELRNLEPDDWQLWRALRLAALAEAPYAYGTRLADWQGEGDREERWRDRLAIPGSLNLVAVRAGEPVGMASGVPAERRPDAVELISMWVSPAARGQGAGGLLIREVARWAAAEKGATTLLLSVMPDNRAALALYERHGFKDTGEPGDLLPDGVRRDVVMAKDLSPA, from the coding sequence GTGATCGAACTGAGGAACCTGGAACCGGACGACTGGCAGCTCTGGCGCGCGCTGCGACTGGCCGCACTCGCCGAGGCGCCGTACGCCTACGGCACGAGGTTGGCGGACTGGCAGGGGGAGGGGGACCGGGAGGAACGTTGGCGGGACCGCCTGGCCATCCCCGGATCGCTCAACCTGGTTGCGGTCCGCGCGGGCGAGCCGGTCGGGATGGCCAGTGGGGTCCCGGCCGAGCGGCGGCCGGATGCCGTGGAGCTGATCTCGATGTGGGTCAGTCCCGCGGCCCGGGGCCAGGGGGCGGGCGGCCTCCTCATCAGAGAGGTCGCCCGCTGGGCCGCTGCGGAGAAGGGCGCGACGACGTTGCTGCTGTCGGTGATGCCGGACAACCGCGCGGCCCTCGCGCTGTACGAGCGTCACGGCTTCAAGGACACCGGAGAACCAGGTGACTTGCTGCCGGACGGCGTACGCAGGGACGTGGTGATGGCGAAGGACCTCAGCCCGGCGTGA
- a CDS encoding TetR/AcrR family transcriptional regulator, with product MSVQERKQRERADRERLIVATARELAEQQGWDAVTTRRLAERIEYSQPVLYSHFRGKREIIGAAALEGAAEMAAALRAATSAADGPRTRVTALARTYLDFAERNPAVYDAMFELDGGLAFAHADTPEPLKDAFAALLESLGEVAGDGVHPALFTEVFWAALHGLATLTRAGRLPREDTERRVELLVDRLAML from the coding sequence ATGTCGGTACAGGAACGCAAGCAGCGCGAACGGGCGGACCGCGAGCGCCTCATCGTGGCGACAGCCCGCGAACTCGCCGAGCAGCAGGGCTGGGACGCGGTCACCACCCGCCGGCTCGCCGAGCGCATCGAATACAGCCAGCCCGTCCTCTACAGCCATTTCCGCGGCAAGCGCGAGATCATCGGCGCCGCCGCCCTCGAGGGTGCCGCCGAGATGGCCGCGGCGCTGCGGGCCGCGACCTCCGCCGCGGACGGACCTCGCACCCGGGTCACCGCCCTCGCCCGCACCTACCTCGACTTCGCCGAGCGCAACCCGGCGGTCTACGACGCCATGTTCGAGCTCGACGGCGGCCTGGCGTTCGCGCACGCGGACACTCCGGAGCCGCTGAAGGACGCCTTCGCCGCCCTGCTGGAAAGCCTCGGCGAGGTCGCCGGGGACGGCGTCCACCCGGCACTGTTCACCGAGGTGTTCTGGGCGGCCCTGCACGGGCTGGCCACTCTGACCCGAGCGGGACGGCTGCCGCGGGAGGACACCGAGCGGAGGGTGGAGCTGCTGGTGGACCGGCTCGCCATGCTCTGA
- a CDS encoding DUF1772 domain-containing protein, which translates to MLNALEVFTIVAVGLMVGVEFSVAFVINPILDALPGDSDQLGRTHGGRMLGAVMPVWYITSLILVAVWALAGWNHHGTGLVVTAGALLILSVIMSLLLLVPINNRGKNWTPENRPEDWKEQMNRWDRFHYVRVAVIIAAFALLVAALI; encoded by the coding sequence ATGCTCAACGCACTCGAGGTCTTCACCATCGTGGCCGTCGGCCTGATGGTGGGGGTGGAGTTCTCCGTCGCCTTCGTCATCAACCCGATCCTCGACGCACTCCCCGGCGACAGTGACCAACTCGGCCGCACCCACGGCGGCCGGATGCTCGGCGCCGTGATGCCGGTCTGGTACATCACCTCGCTCATCCTCGTCGCGGTCTGGGCCCTCGCCGGATGGAACCACCACGGCACCGGCCTCGTCGTCACCGCCGGCGCGCTGCTGATCCTCAGCGTGATCATGTCGCTCCTGCTGCTCGTCCCGATCAACAACCGGGGCAAGAACTGGACCCCCGAGAACCGGCCCGAGGACTGGAAGGAGCAGATGAACCGCTGGGACCGCTTCCACTACGTCCGCGTCGCCGTCATCATCGCCGCCTTCGCCCTGCTGGTCGCCGCCCTCATCTGA
- a CDS encoding histidine phosphatase family protein, producing the protein MTIRLTLLCAPGGDATLDPFLGGDAPLSRRSLHEAAVVGAALPPHGLAVRAPSNRCAQTAEAVGLVAASEPALRDIDLGEWSGRTVPDLVATDPVAFSNWLTDPDAAPPGGDSVRELCRRTANWLNIVASDTGHAVAITEAAVVRAALVHALGVPARAFWHLPVAPLSVVSLAWRHGSWGVRLGCGVREQFAHEGRPYAPIVVSPRRAAWAAGSGRVQQPGK; encoded by the coding sequence ATGACGATCCGCCTGACGTTGCTGTGTGCGCCCGGTGGTGACGCCACCCTCGATCCCTTCCTCGGCGGCGATGCTCCGCTGAGCCGGCGCAGCCTGCACGAGGCAGCCGTCGTGGGAGCCGCGCTTCCTCCCCATGGACTGGCCGTCCGCGCCCCCTCCAACCGGTGCGCCCAGACCGCCGAAGCCGTCGGCCTCGTCGCCGCGTCCGAGCCCGCGCTGCGCGACATCGACCTGGGCGAGTGGTCCGGGCGTACCGTCCCTGATCTCGTGGCGACCGACCCCGTCGCGTTCAGCAACTGGCTCACGGATCCGGATGCCGCCCCGCCCGGCGGCGACTCCGTACGCGAGCTCTGCCGCCGGACCGCGAACTGGCTGAACATCGTGGCCTCCGACACGGGCCACGCGGTGGCCATCACCGAGGCCGCCGTCGTCCGAGCCGCGCTGGTCCACGCCCTGGGCGTACCCGCGAGGGCCTTCTGGCATCTTCCCGTGGCGCCCTTGTCCGTCGTCTCGCTCGCCTGGCGACACGGCTCCTGGGGCGTCCGCCTCGGCTGCGGCGTCCGCGAGCAGTTCGCTCACGAGGGACGCCCGTACGCACCGATCGTGGTCAGCCCGCGCCGAGCCGCCTGGGCCGCGGGGAGCGGCCGGGTTCAGCAGCCCGGGAAGTGA
- a CDS encoding metallophosphoesterase, translated as MTLLLAQISDLHLDGSERATRRARRVMDYLRALPGPVDALLVTGDIADHGAEAEYEEAARLLDAPFPVLTCPGNHDSRPAYRKALLGETPDPAPVNRIHHVAGTAVLMCDSTIPGHDEGRLDAETLDWIETRLAELPRDTTVLIAFHQPPVELHHPLPDSSLLEQPEQLAALLDAYPQVVAVLTGHAHTAAATTFAGRPLIVGPAVTWTLRMPWEGDDAADREQPPGLAFHILGDDRRLTTHYRVVV; from the coding sequence ATGACACTGCTGCTTGCCCAGATCAGCGATCTGCACTTGGACGGCAGCGAGCGGGCCACCCGACGCGCGCGCCGCGTCATGGACTACCTGCGAGCCCTGCCGGGCCCGGTCGACGCCCTGCTGGTCACCGGGGACATCGCCGACCACGGCGCGGAGGCGGAGTACGAGGAGGCGGCGCGCCTGCTCGACGCGCCCTTCCCGGTGCTCACCTGCCCCGGCAACCACGACAGCCGTCCGGCCTACCGCAAGGCCCTGCTCGGCGAGACCCCGGACCCGGCTCCCGTCAACCGGATCCACCACGTCGCCGGGACCGCCGTCCTGATGTGCGACTCCACGATCCCCGGCCACGACGAGGGGCGCCTCGACGCCGAGACGCTCGACTGGATCGAGACCCGACTCGCCGAACTGCCCCGGGACACCACGGTGTTGATCGCCTTCCACCAGCCCCCGGTCGAGTTGCACCACCCCCTGCCGGACTCCTCGTTGCTCGAACAGCCCGAGCAACTGGCCGCGTTGCTCGACGCGTACCCCCAGGTCGTCGCCGTCCTGACCGGGCACGCCCACACCGCGGCCGCCACGACCTTCGCAGGCCGTCCCCTGATCGTCGGACCAGCCGTCACCTGGACGCTGCGCATGCCCTGGGAGGGCGACGACGCCGCCGACCGCGAGCAGCCGCCCGGTCTCGCCTTCCACATCCTGGGCGACGACCGACGCCTGACGACGCACTACCGCGTCGTGGTCTGA